A DNA window from Helianthus annuus cultivar XRQ/B chromosome 15, HanXRQr2.0-SUNRISE, whole genome shotgun sequence contains the following coding sequences:
- the LOC110914594 gene encoding acylsugar acyltransferase 3 produces the protein MISSLLRLGRRQLHTIVSTEFIKPSFPTPSHLKTYNLSVYDQYIRSSFAPLITFYPKNTCIYQNSHDQMHDLKTSLSHTLTKYYPFAGRHAKTAPTYVDCNDHGVEFIEASIDSRLSNFLQTSQHENFDQLFPYERTWYHSECGDQSDDSVIPLAIKVNHFECGGVAIAASLSHKIADAYSLIQFLSHWARVCSKKETTCVEPHFISFENTKTNFSEYSLEQSNDHCVVTRSFMFPKTKINELKLKVRAMINKPTRVEVVTWLLYKCAVAATTKNNLGGCFKPTSICLVVNLRDKMMEPMPENSIGNFLRQLEVQTWNEMELKPELFIKELRNQKMKINGIKNIKAIFAPLLNTSTDFKLEESRGKFENAYICSSICGYPAYGIDFGCGAPIKATLPGNLRKNSFLLMDYASKGEEEEGIEALVCLTKQDMDIVQRDLELLLFPH, from the coding sequence ATGATAAGTAGTCTATTAAGACTGGGTAGAAGACAACTTCACACAATAGTCTCAACAGAATTCATCAAACCATCTTTTCCTACCCCTTCTCACCTCAAAACTTACAATCTTTCGGTTTATGATCAATACATTCGAAGCTCATTTGCGCCGCTGATTACATTCTACCCAAAAAACACATGCATTTATCAAAATTCACATGATCAAATGCATGACCTCAAGACTTCATTATCCCATACTTTAACAAAATATTACCCTTTTGCTGGTAGACATGCGAAAACTGCACCAACCTATGTAGATTGCAACGATCATGGAGTCGAGTTCATTGAAGCATCCATTGATAGTAGACTCTCAAACTTCCTCCAAACCTCACAACATGAAAATTTTGACCAGTTATTTCCATATGAAAGAACTTGGTACCACTCAGAATGTGGTGATCAAAGCGACGACAGTGTGATCCCACTTGCAATTAAGGTCAACCATTTTGAATGTGGGGGAGTAGCAATCGCAGCGTCGTTATCCCACAAGATAGCGGATGCATATAGTTTGATCCAATTTTTAAGCCATTGGGCACGAGTTTGCTCCAAAAAGGAGACTACATGTGTTGAGCCACACTTTATTTCGTTTGAAAACACAAAGACAAATTTCTCTGAATATTCTCTAGAGCAATCAAATGATCATTGTGTTGTTACAAGGAGTTTCATGTTCCCTAAGACAAAGATAAACGAGCTTAAGCTTAAAGTAAGAGCCATGATCAACAAACCTACTCGTGTAGAAGTTGTGACTTGGTTACTTTATAAATGCGCGGTGGCAGCAACTACCAAAAATAACTTGGGTGGTTGTTTTAAGCCGACAAGCATTTGTCTCGTTGTTAACTTAAGAGACAAAATGATGGAGCCAATGCCCGAAAATTCCATTGGGAATTTTCTCCGTCAGTTGGAGGTTCAAACTTGGAATGAAATGGAATTGAAGCCAGAGTTGTTCATCAAGGAACTAAGGAACCAAAAGATGAAAATCAATGGTATAAAAAATATCAAAGCTATTTTTGCTCCACTTTTGAACACATCTACTGATTTTAAACTAGAAGAGAGTCGGGGAAAATTTGAGAATGCTTATATTTGTTCAAGCATATGTGGATATCCGGCATATGGGATCGATTTTGGGTGCGGAGCGCCGATAAAAGCAACACTTCCTGGAAATCTAAGGAAGAATTCCTTTCTTTTGATGGATTATGCGTCCAAGGGGGAGGAGGAGGAGGGTATTGAAGCACTAGTGTGCCTAACAAAACAAGACATGGATATTGTTCAAAGGGACCTTGAGCTTTTGCTTTTTCCTCATTAA